The DNA window TCATGCAACCCGCCTCGCAACTAATCGGGGCCGCGATAATGCTTCTCTCCGCGGGCTGGTACCTCTATTACGCTCGCGACGTGAAACTCAAGGGGGTACTCTAATGTCAGACACCGACTGGACGGTACTCGTGCCGTTGGAAGTCCTCGAAGGCGAGACGGTCCCCGCCTCCGTCGTCGAGTTGCTATCGACGCTCTCCGTCGTCGCTCTGGGGTACCACGTGCTGCCCGAACAGACCCCGCCGGGGCAGGCGCGGATGCAGTACGAGGACCGAGCGCAGGCGATACTCGAAGACGTGGCGAGCGACTTCCGCGAGGCCGGAAGCGCCTGCGAGACCCGCCTCGTGTTCACCCACGACGAGGAACAGACGCTGAACCGCGTCGCCGACGAGACGGGGTGCGGAGCGATACTCGTCCCGAACCCCTCCTCCCGCGTCGAACGGGTGCTCGTCCCCGTCCGCGGGGAGGTGGACGTCGCCCGCGTCACGGCGTTCGTCGCGTCGATGCTCGGCGGCCGCGACATCGAGGTGACGCTCTACCACGTCGCCGACGACGAGTCGTCCGAACCGGCGGGTCGGTCGATGGTGGAGGACGCGGCGACGCGACTACGGGACCGCGGCGTCGCGTCCGGCGCAATCGGGACGGACGTCGCCGTCTCCGGCACGCCGGTCCGAACTATCGCGGCGGCGGCCGCCGACCACGACGTCGTCGTCATGGGCGAGAGCGAACCGTCGCTCCGGTCGTTCCTCTTCGGCGAGACGGCCGACCAAGTCGCCGCCGAGTCGCTCGGTCCGGTGGTCGTCGTCAGGCGCGCGGGCGACTCGGACGCCGGGGAGTGACCGACTCGCGGGGTCGTGCGGGTGCACGAGGTGGAGAAACGACGCCGGCGCGCGTCGGGACTCACTCTCTGATGACGACCACTGGGAGGTGAGTCTGGTCGGCGATGGTCTGGTACGTGTTGCCGAAGACCCGCTCGAAGGTGGGCTCTCCCGTCTCGCCCATCACGATGAGGTCGTAGTCGCGCGACTTCTGACTTATCTCGAACGGCGGGTCGTCGGACTCGACCACCTCCGTGTCGATGGAGAACTTCGAGAACCCGGCGTCGACCAGCCTGTCTTTCAGCGAGGAGAGCATCTCCTCTTTCTCGTCTACGTCGCCCGCGTCGGTGACGTTTAAAAGCGTCGTGTGGTGGATGACGTCCTCGTCAAGCGTCCCGACGAACTCGGCGATGGACTCGGCGAACGTCTCGTCGCGGACGGCGATGA is part of the Halopelagius longus genome and encodes:
- a CDS encoding universal stress protein, with translation MSSPTLLVPIEFPDPDPLPSSFVGGFTSCRVILLGLYEMPNDVDPDERQRREIEANYTLYSLAHQFVRTGETAEVELVVGQNLEGTPTAVAEERDVDALLVPNPITHLGRVLIAVRDETFAESIAEFVGTLDEDVIHHTTLLNVTDAGDVDEKEEMLSSLKDRLVDAGFSKFSIDTEVVESDDPPFEISQKSRDYDLIVMGETGEPTFERVFGNTYQTIADQTHLPVVVIRE
- a CDS encoding universal stress protein produces the protein MSDTDWTVLVPLEVLEGETVPASVVELLSTLSVVALGYHVLPEQTPPGQARMQYEDRAQAILEDVASDFREAGSACETRLVFTHDEEQTLNRVADETGCGAILVPNPSSRVERVLVPVRGEVDVARVTAFVASMLGGRDIEVTLYHVADDESSEPAGRSMVEDAATRLRDRGVASGAIGTDVAVSGTPVRTIAAAAADHDVVVMGESEPSLRSFLFGETADQVAAESLGPVVVVRRAGDSDAGE